The following proteins are co-located in the Pseudomonas sp. ATCC 13867 genome:
- a CDS encoding chemotaxis protein CheV — MAGILDSVDSRTQLVGQNRLEILVFRLAGRQPFAINVFKVQEVLQLPRLTLIPQRHPMICGVINLRGQTLPVIDLSRAIGMRALVPDASSTIIVTEYNRSVQAFLVGGVERILNLNWEAVQPPPGGAGRQHYLTAITRVEDRLVEIIDVEKVLAEIVPMNTRVSADRLDDALLEQTRGREVLVVDDSSVAIAQLRDTLTQLGLRLHVATDGLRALQQLKRWADEGHDMDEKLLMVFTDAEMPEMDGYRLTTEIRNDPRLRSLHVVLHTSLSGSFNDAMMKKVGCDDFLSKFQPDQLVEVVRRRLQKVLA, encoded by the coding sequence ATGGCCGGTATTCTCGACAGCGTCGACTCACGCACCCAACTGGTGGGACAGAACCGACTGGAGATCCTCGTCTTCCGCCTGGCGGGACGGCAGCCGTTCGCGATCAACGTGTTCAAGGTGCAGGAAGTCCTGCAGTTGCCCCGCCTGACCCTGATCCCGCAGCGCCACCCGATGATCTGCGGGGTGATCAACCTGCGTGGCCAGACCCTGCCGGTGATCGACCTGTCGCGAGCCATCGGCATGCGCGCGCTGGTGCCGGATGCCAGCAGCACCATCATCGTTACCGAGTACAACCGTTCGGTGCAGGCCTTCCTGGTCGGCGGGGTGGAACGCATCCTCAACCTCAACTGGGAAGCCGTGCAGCCTCCGCCCGGCGGCGCCGGCCGGCAGCACTACCTGACCGCGATCACCCGGGTGGAAGACCGCCTGGTGGAGATCATCGACGTGGAGAAGGTACTGGCCGAGATCGTGCCGATGAATACCCGGGTGTCCGCCGACCGCCTGGATGACGCGCTGCTGGAACAGACCCGTGGCCGCGAGGTGCTAGTGGTGGATGACTCCAGCGTGGCCATCGCCCAGTTGCGCGATACGCTGACCCAACTCGGCCTGCGCCTGCACGTGGCCACCGACGGCCTGCGCGCGCTGCAGCAGCTCAAGCGCTGGGCGGACGAGGGGCACGACATGGACGAGAAGCTGCTGATGGTCTTCACCGACGCCGAAATGCCGGAAATGGACGGCTACCGGCTGACCACCGAAATCCGCAACGACCCGCGCCTGCGCAGTCTCCATGTGGTGCTGCACACCTCGCTGTCGGGCAGCTTCAACGATGCGATGATGAAGAAAGTCGGCTGCGATGACTTCCTCTCCAAGTTCCAGCCCGACCAACTGGTGGAAGTGGTGCGCCGCCGCCTGCAGAAAGTCCTCGCCTGA